CCCTCACCCCGTCAGGGAGTCAAAAAACCGCTACTAGAGGCTGTTGGCGGTAAACTAACGTGCGAGATACAGAGGTTCTACGCAGCACGACGGCCCGTCTCTTTCAGAGACGCTCTACTGACTCAACTGCTCAGTGTGCGTATCAATCACAGACCGGTTTTTCGAACACCGGTTCGGGATCGGTTACATGGTTTGGGTCACATACCCGGATAGCACCGTCATCACGAACAAAAACATCCCATTCATTCACGGAGAAATGGAGAAGGTTCGGCGTACCGTCAGGGCCTGTGAGCAACTTGTCTATCGATTCTAAGTCGATCTCGTCGGACAATGGGTCAAGTTCTATCGGGCTGATGCCCTCGGCTGCTGCCACCGCTTCGATAATTGCCAGAGACGGGGGGCGTCCGCGTTCACCCTCAAACCGTGTCCCTACTACGGGTGTGCACTCACAGACACTCTGCTCGGTCATGATAGACAAAACGTGTAGCGGGTGGTATTTGTTTTTTAGGGAGAAAGAATAGCAAGGAGATAGTTGAAGACACGTTTTGGCTATTACGTGGTCGGTTTAAGCGGTCGGTGAGCAGCCTGTACTGACCGATTCAAGCGGCCTCTTTCTGGCAAGGATTTCATGCGAGATACGCGCCCTGTATGCAGCAAGTCCACCGAGACCTGTCACGGACCGATGGTTTCAGAAACCAATGCTAGCTGGCCTCAGTATTCGGCCTTCGGCGTCAGCCCCTCCCGGTATTCGATTCGCTCTCGCTCATGCTGATCGCGATAGGCGAGTGTCTGGCCGTTCTCGTACTCGATGACGATGGCGTCCTCCAGAGCCTCCGCAGTCGCCCGGCTGCCGTCGACAGCCCAAACGGGGTCCATCGGCTCGCTCTCTAGCGGGCTTCGAGCGTCTCCGCTGCTGGGCCAGACGCCCTTGTCCTGCCAGAATCGCTTGATCCACTCCAGGCTCTCGCGA
This genomic interval from Haloarcula halophila contains the following:
- a CDS encoding HalOD1 output domain-containing protein — its product is MTEQSVCECTPVVGTRFEGERGRPPSLAIIEAVAAAEGISPIELDPLSDEIDLESIDKLLTGPDGTPNLLHFSVNEWDVFVRDDGAIRVCDPNHVTDPEPVFEKPVCD